Proteins found in one Mytilus edulis chromosome 2, xbMytEdul2.2, whole genome shotgun sequence genomic segment:
- the LOC139511279 gene encoding L-proline trans-4-hydroxylase-like, protein MNEYVYNASFEINDEIKQKFDEYGYILVRKLFEPDVINRVKEMIQSNGQMLKYKCDIPDKDGHVSSMIAWNQAGNDVSGMMARCEKVVNLVEKCLGGEVYLYHSKFTIKWPKNGAGFHWHQDYGYWYDYGNLYPDMGTFFVAVDECTVENGCLQLLRGSHKCGRLDHTKDDGQFSPSNERLEFLKQILPLDVVEMKSGDAVFFHCNVLHMSEINTSDKRRIGFPICYNRASNSPTKKHHHPPYSPISKVSNEDLFSCTNITDMTGKDFIDLSNAATVKSQLTSFGQNGTN, encoded by the exons ATGAATG AATACGTATATAATGCATCGTTTGAGATCAATGATGAAATAAAGCAGAAGTTTGATGAATATGGATATATATTAGTCAG GAAATTATTTGAGCCTGACGTGATAAATAGAGTAAAGGAAATGATACAGAGCAATGGTCAGATGCTTAAGTATAAGTGTGAC ATTCCCGACAAAGATGGTCATGTGTCATCTATGATAGCTTGGAACCAAGCTGGAAATGACGTAAGCGGTATGATGGCAAGATGTGAAAAAGTTGTAAATCTGGTTGAAAAG tgtCTTGGTGGAGAAGTGTACTTATACCATTCGAAGTTCACCATAAAGTGGCCCAAGAATGGAGCAGGTTTCCATTGGCATCAGGACTATGG atattggTATGATTATGGAAATCTGTATCCTGATATGGGAACATTCTTTGTGGCAGTCGATGAGTGTACTGTGGAAAATGGATGCTTACAG CTTCTCCGTGGATCTCACAAATGTGGACGACTGGACCACACTAAAGATGACGGACAATTCTCTCCCTCGAATGAAAGATTGGAATTCTTAAAACAAATACTTCCTCTGGATGTTGTAGAAATGAAATCAG GTGATGCCGTTTTCTTCCATTGCAATGTCCTACATATGAGTGAGATTAACACAAGTGACAAACGCCGCATTGGATTTCCAATATGTTACAATAGGGCAAGTAACAGTCCAACGAAGAAACACCACCATCCGCCGTACTCTCCGATAAGCAAG GtttcaaatgaagatttatttagcTGTACAAACATTACCGATATGACTGGCAAGGATTTTATAGACCTATCTAATGCAGCAACAGTTAAGAGTCAGCTAACATCGTTCGGACAAAATGGTACAAATTAA